A portion of the Nitrososphaera sp. genome contains these proteins:
- a CDS encoding sugar phosphate isomerase/epimerase yields the protein MDKQIVEAMGVKYAVTLASFKDLEPIEKTLARISPIGFDAVEVYGEPDLLNAGKLRGELGKFQTDVCGITGVWGASARSGNDRLLLTSDNAKLKSAEKYVRDCVKLCAELGGRHMNVCLFADTELSVYEKTHLFVAPETKLRIYKHALPTLKGLATFAHEYGVSLFLEPLNRYSTPFCSSAQDALAVSDMLGVESFGVMLDTFHMNIEEDSFDRAIRLSGKRLRHVHLADNNRKMPGFAHIDFSTIIRALDGINYSGYMTFEPTIASADGYEDSLKKGLQFIQSLSKQSSLS from the coding sequence TTGGATAAACAGATAGTGGAAGCAATGGGCGTAAAATATGCAGTTACGCTTGCTTCCTTTAAGGACCTTGAGCCGATTGAAAAGACTCTGGCGCGAATATCTCCTATTGGGTTTGACGCCGTCGAGGTTTACGGTGAACCAGACCTGCTCAACGCAGGCAAACTGAGAGGAGAGCTCGGAAAGTTCCAGACAGATGTCTGCGGCATTACGGGAGTATGGGGTGCGAGCGCCCGTTCTGGAAATGACCGTCTGCTGTTAACGTCGGACAACGCTAAACTAAAGTCTGCGGAAAAATACGTCCGGGATTGCGTCAAACTATGCGCGGAACTCGGCGGCAGGCACATGAACGTCTGCCTTTTTGCCGACACAGAACTATCCGTATACGAGAAAACGCACCTCTTCGTTGCGCCCGAGACAAAGCTCCGGATTTACAAACATGCCTTGCCCACGCTCAAAGGACTCGCCACCTTCGCCCATGAGTATGGCGTAAGCCTGTTCCTGGAACCGCTAAACAGGTATAGTACCCCTTTTTGCAGTTCTGCCCAAGACGCGCTGGCCGTTTCCGACATGCTCGGCGTTGAAAGTTTCGGAGTAATGCTCGACACCTTTCACATGAATATTGAAGAAGACTCGTTTGACAGGGCGATCCGCCTTTCAGGCAAAAGGCTCAGACATGTGCACCTTGCCGACAACAACCGCAAGATGCCCGGCTTTGCGCACATTGACTTCTCGACAATAATTAGAGCCCTTGACGGAATCAATTACTCTGGCTACATGACGTTCGAGCCGACTATTGCCAGCGCCGATGGCTACGAGGACTCGCTCAAAAAAGGACTTCAGTTTATCCAGTCATTAAGCAAACAGTCATCGCTATCTTAG
- a CDS encoding HAD domain-containing protein — protein MAKGSLKTGPSQESRLPHPKRQPLNKVLFLDIDGVLFLGLSSCSGLYNSDPLNKECVRGLNEIIEKTGCSIVITSSWQNEYTLEQLQEIFAWNGIRKVSISLSVADARSLASHGRRAQEILDWLSAEANTSRTESPDFRWCVVDDMDLGELPNFVKCDPNIGLKDHALVLDVVETLNS, from the coding sequence ATGGCCAAAGGCTCTCTCAAGACTGGTCCATCACAAGAAAGCAGGCTGCCGCATCCAAAACGCCAACCCTTGAATAAAGTCCTCTTTCTCGATATCGACGGCGTGTTGTTTCTCGGCTTGTCAAGCTGCAGCGGGCTCTACAACTCTGACCCTCTCAACAAAGAATGTGTCAGGGGGCTCAACGAGATAATCGAAAAGACGGGGTGCAGTATTGTGATTACATCATCATGGCAGAACGAGTACACCCTGGAACAGCTTCAGGAGATATTTGCCTGGAACGGAATCAGGAAAGTTTCAATTTCATTATCAGTTGCAGATGCTCGTTCGCTGGCTTCTCATGGGAGGAGGGCCCAGGAGATCCTTGATTGGCTGTCAGCGGAGGCGAACACAAGCCGTACCGAAAGCCCGGATTTTCGCTGGTGCGTTGTCGATGACATGGACTTGGGCGAGCTTCCAAATTTTGTAAAATGCGACCCAAATATCGGCCTCAAGGATCATGCGCTTGTCTTGGACGTGGTTGAGACCCTGAATTCGTAG